Proteins encoded by one window of Cylindrospermum stagnale PCC 7417:
- a CDS encoding glutamate-5-semialdehyde dehydrogenase: MTIVQVASPLTAIAIRTRQAASKLALLGTEAKNQAIEAIAQALESARAEILAANAADCQAAAAEGIAKPLYKRLQLDENKLRDAIAGVRDVGKLADPVGKVQIHRELDTNLTLKRITCPLGVLGIIFEARPEAAIQIVSLAIKSGNGVILKGGKEAVRSCEAIVTAIKQGLSHTAVNPDAVQLLTTREEIQELLQLDKYVDLIIPRGSNSFVRFVQENTRIPVLGHADGICHLYIDQAADIAKAITITVDAKTHYPAACNAIETLLVHSNIAAEFLPQVAEALQNNHVELRGDQRTLEILPHLAPAIEADWETEYSDLILAIKIVDSLEDAIAHIDEYGSRHTEAIVTEDLTTAESFLGLVNAAGVYHNCSTRFADGFRYGFGAEVGISTQQMPPRGPVGLEGLITYKYQMTGNGHIAATYTGANAKAFTHQDLG, translated from the coding sequence ATGACTATTGTGCAAGTTGCTTCTCCCCTAACTGCGATCGCGATCAGAACCCGCCAAGCTGCCAGTAAGCTGGCATTGCTGGGGACTGAAGCCAAAAATCAAGCAATTGAAGCGATCGCTCAAGCTTTAGAATCAGCAAGAGCGGAAATATTGGCAGCAAACGCGGCTGATTGTCAAGCGGCTGCGGCTGAAGGCATTGCCAAACCGCTTTATAAACGCTTGCAGTTAGATGAAAATAAGTTAAGAGATGCGATCGCCGGTGTGCGAGATGTCGGCAAGTTAGCTGATCCTGTGGGTAAGGTGCAGATTCACCGCGAACTCGATACTAACTTAACTCTCAAGCGGATTACTTGTCCTTTAGGCGTTTTGGGGATTATTTTTGAAGCACGTCCAGAAGCCGCAATCCAAATTGTCTCGCTGGCGATCAAGTCGGGTAATGGCGTTATCCTCAAAGGTGGCAAAGAAGCTGTCCGTTCTTGTGAAGCGATCGTCACAGCGATTAAACAAGGATTATCTCACACCGCTGTTAACCCTGATGCCGTGCAGTTGCTGACAACGAGAGAAGAAATTCAAGAACTTTTGCAATTAGATAAATATGTAGATTTAATTATTCCTAGAGGTTCTAATTCCTTTGTGCGGTTTGTGCAAGAAAATACCCGAATTCCGGTATTAGGTCACGCTGATGGGATTTGTCATCTATATATAGATCAAGCTGCTGATATTGCCAAGGCCATTACTATCACCGTCGATGCGAAAACTCACTATCCTGCTGCTTGTAATGCTATTGAAACCTTGCTAGTTCACAGCAATATCGCCGCCGAGTTTCTCCCCCAAGTTGCCGAAGCCTTGCAAAACAACCATGTAGAATTAAGAGGTGATCAACGCACCCTAGAGATTTTACCTCATCTCGCCCCAGCTATAGAAGCAGACTGGGAAACAGAATACAGCGATTTGATTTTAGCGATTAAAATTGTGGATTCCTTAGAAGATGCGATCGCGCATATTGATGAATATGGTTCTCGTCACACAGAAGCGATCGTCACTGAAGATTTAACAACCGCTGAATCATTCCTCGGACTGGTGAATGCAGCAGGCGTTTACCACAACTGTTCTACCCGCTTTGCTGATGGTTTCCGCTACGGTTTTGGTGCAGAAGTCGGAATTAGTACCCAACAAATGCCACCTCGTGGCCCTGTTGGTTTAGAAGGATTAATCACATATAAATATCAAATGACAGGTAATGGACATATTGCCGCTACTTACACAGGGGCAAATGCTAAAGCCTTCACTCATCAAGATTTGGGCTGA
- a CDS encoding bestrophin family protein, producing MTTDTTSWFQAVWQLRGSILPAIFPRVLLCSALGFIISLINYYGYSLPEQIFGSVITNVAYNLVLGLLVVFRTNTAYDRYWEGRKIWGGIIINSLNLGRKIWLAVAETEPQDKDNKIAALKLLGAFAIATKLQLRRLPINTELETLLTQSQYSQLKEVKNPPLKIALWIGDYLQKQQIDQRLSMDELLAMNTSLDGMVEAFIGCERILTTPIPLAYAIYLKRLLLIYCFALPLKLVHDLHLWTGVIVALISFILLGIEEIGNQIEDPFGNDPNDLPLDEICTNLVNNLADFASEHESSMNVN from the coding sequence ATGACTACTGATACAACAAGTTGGTTTCAAGCGGTTTGGCAGCTAAGAGGTTCTATACTTCCTGCTATTTTTCCACGCGTTTTGTTATGTAGTGCATTGGGATTTATCATATCTCTTATCAACTACTATGGTTATTCTCTACCAGAGCAAATTTTCGGCAGTGTAATTACTAATGTAGCCTACAATCTTGTCTTAGGTTTATTAGTAGTATTTCGGACAAATACCGCTTATGATAGATATTGGGAAGGTCGAAAAATTTGGGGTGGGATAATTATTAACAGCCTGAATTTAGGGCGAAAGATTTGGCTAGCAGTCGCCGAAACTGAACCTCAAGATAAAGATAATAAAATAGCAGCATTAAAGCTATTAGGTGCTTTTGCCATTGCCACAAAATTACAATTACGTCGGTTGCCGATAAATACCGAATTAGAAACGTTGCTTACCCAATCCCAATATTCACAACTTAAAGAAGTAAAAAATCCCCCCTTAAAGATTGCTTTATGGATTGGCGATTATCTCCAAAAACAGCAGATTGATCAGCGCTTAAGTATGGATGAATTGCTAGCAATGAATACTTCACTAGACGGCATGGTAGAAGCTTTCATCGGTTGTGAACGAATTTTAACAACACCAATACCCCTAGCTTATGCCATTTATCTCAAACGACTTTTATTGATATACTGCTTTGCATTGCCGTTAAAACTTGTCCATGATTTGCATTTATGGACAGGAGTAATTGTAGCTTTAATTAGTTTTATTTTACTAGGTATTGAAGAAATCGGAAATCAGATAGAAGACCCCTTTGGTAACGATCCAAATGATTTACCTTTAGATGAAATTTGTACTAATTTAGTCAATAATTTAGCTGATTTTGCTAGTGAACATGAATCATCAATGAATGTGAATTAA
- a CDS encoding isochorismate synthase: protein MTVSQCRSNFFVDHKDLYQFLSAVQENCLQHNCQQIVSISLEINLVDPLVVLEKLAQANEINFYFENKGKGEAIAAIDAVAKLHGDGSERFTQTEDFIKTCLKNIINFGNANLPFAGPHFFCYFSFFHQNQQADYPFPSATIFLPRWQIAVKNQRCILVANTIINASANITKILQNLETKIELINSLENSFSNIDYLPGQFHKKSVTNAARFKRSVVSALEQIRSSHLSKIVLADALDVKSNKHFNLGKSLNNLRQLYPNCYVFSTSNGRGQNFIGASPERLISIHKQQLITDALAGSAPRGKTPAEDADIANSLVNSTKERHEHKLVIDFITQRLSQLGLLPQVLAPRLRQLSNIQHLWTPISAVVPANVHPLKIVAQLHPTPAVAGAARDVACAEIRRYESFERGLYAAPLGWVDAEGNCEFIVGIRSALINGDRARLYAGAGIVAGSDPEKEFAEVQLKLQALLKALV from the coding sequence ATGACAGTTTCACAATGTCGCAGTAACTTCTTTGTAGATCACAAAGACCTATATCAATTTCTGTCAGCAGTTCAGGAAAATTGCCTCCAACATAATTGCCAGCAAATTGTGAGTATTTCCCTGGAGATTAACTTAGTTGACCCCTTAGTTGTATTAGAGAAACTAGCGCAAGCAAATGAAATAAATTTTTACTTTGAGAATAAGGGCAAAGGGGAAGCGATCGCCGCCATTGATGCTGTAGCCAAATTACACGGTGATGGTTCAGAGCGTTTTACTCAAACTGAGGATTTTATCAAAACTTGTCTAAAAAATATTATTAATTTTGGTAACGCTAATCTACCTTTTGCTGGTCCTCACTTCTTCTGTTACTTCAGCTTTTTTCATCAGAATCAACAAGCAGATTATCCATTTCCATCTGCAACCATTTTTCTGCCTCGTTGGCAAATTGCTGTGAAAAATCAGCGTTGTATATTAGTAGCGAATACAATTATCAATGCTAGCGCTAATATTACCAAAATACTGCAAAACTTGGAGACCAAAATTGAACTTATTAATTCTTTAGAAAATTCTTTTTCCAATATTGATTATTTACCAGGACAATTTCACAAAAAATCCGTCACGAATGCCGCTCGATTTAAGCGTTCAGTTGTATCAGCTTTAGAACAAATCCGCTCTAGTCATTTAAGCAAAATTGTTCTGGCAGATGCACTAGATGTTAAGTCAAACAAACACTTTAACTTAGGCAAATCTTTAAATAACCTGCGACAACTATATCCTAATTGTTATGTTTTTTCTACAAGCAATGGTCGGGGGCAAAATTTTATTGGTGCCAGTCCAGAACGCTTAATTAGTATTCACAAGCAACAATTAATTACAGATGCTTTGGCAGGTTCGGCACCACGAGGTAAAACACCTGCCGAAGATGCAGATATTGCTAATAGTTTAGTGAATAGTACCAAAGAAAGGCATGAACATAAATTGGTGATTGATTTCATTACTCAACGTTTATCTCAGCTAGGTTTGTTACCCCAGGTATTAGCACCGCGTCTGAGACAATTATCTAATATCCAGCATCTATGGACACCCATTAGCGCCGTAGTTCCTGCTAATGTCCACCCATTAAAAATTGTTGCCCAATTGCATCCTACACCAGCGGTAGCAGGTGCAGCTAGAGACGTTGCTTGTGCAGAAATTCGCCGTTACGAAAGCTTTGAGAGGGGTTTATATGCGGCACCACTGGGTTGGGTAGATGCTGAAGGTAACTGTGAGTTTATTGTGGGTATTCGTTCTGCATTAATCAATGGCGATCGCGCTAGACTTTATGCAGGTGCTGGTATTGTCGCCGGTTCAGACCCTGAAAAGGAGTTTGCTGAGGTGCAACTTAAACTTCAGGCTTTGCTAAAAGCTTTAGTTTAA
- the menA gene encoding 2-carboxy-1,4-naphthoquinone phytyltransferase, whose protein sequence is MTTKQILYPNTKLWMAAIKPPMYSVAIMPIWVGTAVAFAETKIFNAVVFSIFLAAAILILAWENISNDVFDSETGIDLNKHHSLVNLTGKKSLVFWLGNLCLGLGLLGILAIAFWQQDPTVIGIISVCCGLGYMYQGPPFRLGYQGLGEILCFFAFGPLGMGAAYYSQTQTWSITNLAASAVVGIATSLILFCSHFHQVKDDIAAGKRSPIVRLGTAKGALVLIGFTASIYPLTLLFVLSGLFPVWTLLSWVSLPFAIKLCRHVQENHNQPEKVNNCKFIAVAVHFWSCLLLGVGFILG, encoded by the coding sequence ATGACTACCAAGCAGATTTTATATCCCAACACTAAATTATGGATGGCAGCGATTAAACCACCAATGTACAGCGTGGCTATTATGCCCATTTGGGTAGGAACAGCGGTAGCCTTTGCAGAAACCAAAATTTTTAATGCTGTAGTATTTTCTATTTTTTTAGCCGCCGCGATTTTGATTTTGGCGTGGGAAAATATCAGTAATGATGTTTTTGATTCGGAAACGGGAATTGATCTAAATAAACACCATTCCCTGGTAAACCTAACTGGCAAAAAATCATTAGTATTTTGGTTAGGAAATTTGTGTTTAGGGTTGGGTTTGCTGGGGATACTCGCGATCGCCTTTTGGCAACAAGATCCAACCGTGATCGGCATAATTTCGGTTTGCTGTGGTTTGGGCTATATGTACCAAGGGCCGCCCTTCCGCTTAGGATACCAGGGTTTAGGAGAAATTCTTTGCTTTTTTGCCTTTGGCCCCTTGGGAATGGGGGCAGCATATTACAGTCAAACTCAAACTTGGTCAATCACGAATTTAGCAGCTTCAGCGGTTGTCGGCATTGCCACAAGTTTAATTTTATTTTGCTCACACTTTCACCAAGTTAAGGATGACATAGCCGCAGGTAAGCGATCGCCAATTGTCCGGCTTGGTACTGCAAAAGGCGCTTTAGTCTTGATTGGGTTTACAGCTAGCATTTATCCCCTGACGCTGCTGTTTGTCTTGTCGGGGCTGTTCCCAGTATGGACATTGTTGAGTTGGGTGAGTTTACCCTTTGCAATTAAATTATGTCGCCACGTTCAAGAAAATCACAACCAACCGGAAAAAGTCAATAACTGTAAATTTATCGCCGTCGCGGTGCATTTCTGGAGTTGCTTACTGTTGGGTGTGGGATTTATCCTTGGCTAA
- a CDS encoding o-succinylbenzoate synthase encodes MLYQFEFRRYQRKFAPPLTTNHGIWEHRNSIILRLTDARGRVGWGEIAPISWFGSETLKQALDFCRQLSGKITSEAIFAIPDDLPACQFGFESALERVGEKMTNLPTLTYSGLLPAGEAAIHVWQSLWEQGYRTFKWKIGVEAVAKELEVFNLLIRSLPNSAKLRLDANGGLSYEEAELWLETCDKFKAQIEFIEQPLPVGDLAGMLRLSECYQSAIALDESVATLKQLESCFQQGWRGIFVIKVAIAGSPSRLRQFCQQHQLDLVFSSVFETAIGRQAALQLAAELSPQNRAVGFGTNHFFAPEKSNWLQSLWNEF; translated from the coding sequence ATGCTTTATCAGTTTGAATTTCGTCGTTATCAGCGGAAATTTGCGCCGCCCCTAACTACCAATCATGGCATCTGGGAACACCGCAACAGCATTATCCTGCGCCTCACAGATGCCAGAGGTAGAGTTGGTTGGGGAGAAATCGCCCCCATCAGTTGGTTTGGTTCGGAAACCCTAAAACAAGCTTTAGATTTTTGTCGCCAACTTTCAGGAAAAATCACCTCTGAGGCAATTTTCGCCATTCCCGATGATTTACCAGCCTGTCAATTTGGCTTTGAATCAGCTTTAGAGAGGGTAGGGGAAAAAATGACGAATCTCCCCACCCTTACCTACAGTGGCTTATTACCAGCGGGGGAAGCGGCAATACATGTATGGCAAAGCTTGTGGGAACAGGGATATCGCACATTTAAATGGAAAATTGGCGTTGAGGCGGTTGCAAAAGAACTAGAAGTTTTTAACTTGCTGATTCGCAGCTTACCAAACTCAGCAAAACTGCGATTAGATGCTAACGGGGGACTCAGTTATGAAGAAGCCGAATTATGGCTGGAGACTTGCGACAAGTTCAAAGCACAGATTGAATTTATCGAACAACCCTTACCGGTTGGGGATTTAGCGGGGATGTTGAGGTTGAGTGAGTGTTATCAGAGTGCGATCGCGTTAGATGAATCCGTCGCCACACTAAAACAACTCGAAAGCTGCTTCCAGCAAGGTTGGCGAGGAATATTTGTGATTAAAGTAGCGATCGCCGGTTCACCATCTCGTCTACGCCAATTTTGCCAGCAGCATCAACTCGATTTGGTCTTTTCCTCCGTCTTTGAAACCGCAATTGGTAGACAAGCCGCCCTCCAGCTAGCAGCAGAGTTATCTCCCCAAAATCGCGCAGTAGGTTTTGGTACCAACCACTTTTTTGCACCAGAAAAATCAAACTGGCTACAAAGTCTATGGAACGAGTTTTAG
- a CDS encoding 2-succinylbenzoate--CoA ligase, producing MERVLDYLKNLENHTWLIADNSDKFQQIAAELYLELIQKSPQKIILAEREPVRFLASFIAACAANCPVFLCNPDWGKQEWQQVFDLVQPDIILGMENEHYYQLPITNYQLPIPHSIMIPTGGSSGQIKFAIHTWETLIASVQGFTAYFQLKQVNSVCVLPLYHVSGLMQFMRSFTTGGKLAILPFKLLESSQIDNIQPADFFISLVPTQLQHLLESPELTQWISQFQTVLLGGAPAWEELLEKSRFHNIKLAPTYGMTETASQIATLKPDDFLKGKISSGQILPHAQVTIHNQKGEILKPNQTGNIKIQSTSLALGYYPQPWENQDKFSIDDLGYLDEKGYLNIVGRSSNKIISGGENIYPAEIELAIRQTNIVADICVIGIPDKHWGQAVTAIYIPKNSNTSTLQIQTLLKDKLSKFKIPKYWIPLQTLPRNAQGKINHQQLQQIAQKFLSNPIT from the coding sequence ATGGAACGAGTTTTAGATTATCTGAAAAATTTAGAAAATCATACTTGGCTGATTGCTGATAACAGTGATAAATTTCAGCAAATAGCAGCAGAATTATATTTAGAACTAATCCAAAAAAGCCCACAAAAAATCATCTTAGCCGAACGAGAACCAGTGCGGTTTTTAGCAAGTTTTATCGCCGCTTGTGCCGCTAACTGCCCAGTTTTTCTTTGTAACCCCGATTGGGGAAAACAAGAATGGCAACAAGTCTTTGATTTAGTACAGCCAGATATAATTTTAGGAATGGAAAACGAGCATTATTACCAATTACCAATTACCAATTACCAATTACCAATTCCTCACAGTATCATGATTCCCACAGGTGGATCATCAGGACAAATTAAATTTGCCATCCACACGTGGGAAACTCTCATAGCATCCGTCCAAGGATTTACAGCATATTTTCAGCTAAAACAAGTTAATTCTGTGTGTGTATTGCCGCTATATCACGTTAGCGGATTAATGCAATTTATGCGCTCTTTTACAACTGGTGGTAAACTAGCTATTCTTCCATTTAAACTATTAGAATCTAGTCAAATAGATAATATTCAACCCGCAGACTTTTTTATATCTTTAGTCCCAACTCAATTACAACATTTATTAGAATCCCCAGAATTAACTCAATGGATCAGCCAATTTCAAACAGTACTTTTAGGAGGTGCGCCAGCTTGGGAAGAACTACTAGAAAAATCGAGATTCCACAACATTAAATTAGCACCAACCTATGGGATGACAGAAACCGCCTCCCAAATCGCCACCCTCAAACCTGATGATTTTCTCAAAGGCAAAATTAGCAGTGGTCAAATTCTCCCCCATGCCCAAGTAACAATTCACAATCAAAAGGGAGAAATCTTAAAACCAAATCAAACAGGAAATATCAAGATTCAGTCCACATCCCTAGCCCTTGGTTACTATCCACAACCTTGGGAAAATCAAGATAAATTTTCAATAGATGACTTAGGCTATTTAGATGAAAAAGGTTATTTAAATATCGTCGGACGTAGTAGCAATAAAATTATTTCTGGTGGAGAAAATATCTATCCCGCAGAAATTGAATTAGCCATAAGACAAACAAACATAGTTGCTGATATTTGTGTAATTGGCATCCCAGATAAACACTGGGGACAAGCCGTAACAGCCATTTACATTCCCAAAAACTCAAACACATCAACCTTACAAATCCAAACACTACTCAAAGACAAACTCAGCAAATTCAAAATCCCTAAATACTGGATTCCCCTACAAACCTTACCCCGCAACGCCCAAGGCAAAATCAACCATCAACAACTACAACAAATCGCCCAAAAATTCCTCTCAAATCCCATCACATAA
- a CDS encoding acyl-CoA thioesterase, whose translation MVFTYNRTVHFQDTDAAGVVYFANVLSICHEAYEASLGVSGINIKDFFTNPSVAFPVVQASVDFFRPMFCGDNLVISLVPQKLGVGKFEIAYEITVDNFVVAKAITRHVCIDAGTRSKQELSDDISQWLETNRRDAEGAERRRLREEIM comes from the coding sequence ATGGTTTTTACATATAACCGCACCGTTCACTTTCAAGATACTGATGCTGCTGGGGTAGTTTATTTTGCTAATGTTTTGAGCATTTGTCATGAGGCTTATGAAGCATCTCTAGGGGTATCTGGTATTAATATTAAAGATTTTTTTACTAATCCATCTGTGGCTTTTCCTGTTGTTCAGGCTAGTGTAGATTTCTTTCGCCCGATGTTTTGTGGGGATAATTTGGTGATTAGTTTAGTACCCCAAAAACTAGGTGTCGGTAAGTTTGAAATTGCTTATGAAATTACAGTGGATAATTTTGTAGTGGCTAAGGCAATTACTCGGCATGTTTGTATTGATGCGGGTACTAGAAGTAAGCAGGAATTGTCTGATGATATCAGTCAGTGGTTGGAAACGAACCGCAGAGACGCAGAGGGCGCAGAGAGAAGAAGGTTAAGGGAGGAGATTATGTGA
- a CDS encoding Uma2 family endonuclease, which translates to MTQALTKPITFDEFITWYPENTGQRYELHDGEIVEKPKPTGKHSKIAGFISGKLFIEIERLQLPYFIPKECVIKPAQESGYEPDVIILDGQKVDRVEPRWERESIITLGTSIPLVVEIVSTNWEDDYARKLEDYELLGIQEYWIADYLALGGRKFIGNPKQPTFSVYSLLNGEYQVSQFRGDDRIISPTFPELSLTARQIFQAGELKPQNEF; encoded by the coding sequence ATGACTCAAGCCTTAACCAAACCGATAACCTTTGATGAATTTATTACTTGGTATCCAGAGAATACGGGACAACGCTATGAATTACATGATGGGGAAATTGTAGAAAAGCCTAAGCCAACTGGCAAACATTCAAAAATAGCTGGGTTTATCTCTGGCAAGCTATTTATAGAAATTGAACGCTTGCAACTGCCTTACTTTATTCCAAAAGAATGCGTCATCAAGCCAGCACAAGAGTCAGGATATGAGCCAGATGTAATTATTTTAGATGGGCAAAAAGTTGATAGGGTAGAACCTCGATGGGAGAGGGAATCTATCATTACATTAGGAACATCTATTCCATTAGTTGTAGAGATTGTTTCCACCAATTGGGAAGATGACTACGCCAGAAAATTGGAAGATTACGAGTTGCTGGGTATACAAGAATATTGGATTGCGGATTATTTGGCATTGGGTGGTAGAAAATTTATCGGCAATCCCAAACAACCAACTTTCTCTGTTTATTCATTACTTAATGGGGAGTATCAGGTTAGCCAATTTAGAGGTGATGACAGAATAATATCACCAACTTTCCCAGAATTGAGTTTAACGGCCAGACAAATTTTTCAAGCGGGTGAACTCAAGCCTCAGAATGAATTTTGA
- a CDS encoding Uma2 family endonuclease, protein MVQALTKPVTFEEFIDWYPETGVRYELHNGVIVEMTPPVGDHEEIVGFLVEELVTEYKRLKLPYLIPKTAFVKPPEADSAYSPDILLLNRSNLVNEPFWKKGSTVSQAASVPLVVEVVSTNWRTDYLTKVNDYEEIGIPEYWIVDYLALGGRRFIGNPKQPTISIYSFIEGEYQVSQFKGNDQIISPTLPGLSLTAEEIFQAGMTI, encoded by the coding sequence ATGGTTCAAGCCTTAACAAAACCAGTAACCTTTGAAGAATTTATAGATTGGTATCCTGAGACAGGGGTACGCTACGAACTTCACAATGGGGTAATAGTTGAAATGACGCCGCCAGTAGGAGATCATGAGGAGATTGTTGGATTTTTAGTTGAAGAACTAGTCACAGAATATAAACGGCTAAAGCTTCCTTATTTGATTCCTAAGACTGCATTTGTTAAACCCCCTGAAGCAGACTCCGCCTATTCACCGGATATTCTGCTATTAAATCGCTCCAACTTGGTTAACGAACCGTTTTGGAAGAAAGGATCTACAGTTAGCCAAGCGGCTTCAGTTCCTTTGGTAGTTGAGGTTGTCAGCACCAACTGGAGAACTGATTACTTAACCAAGGTGAATGACTATGAGGAAATAGGTATTCCTGAATATTGGATTGTTGATTATTTGGCATTGGGTGGTAGGCGCTTCATCGGTAATCCCAAACAGCCAACTATATCAATTTATTCTTTTATTGAGGGTGAATACCAAGTTAGTCAGTTTAAGGGTAATGACCAGATAATATCACCAACTTTGCCAGGGTTGAGTTTGACTGCTGAAGAGATTTTTCAGGCTGGTATGACGATTTAG
- a CDS encoding T3SS effector HopA1 family protein, which yields MLDYPTNQLLNSLSDIASNIQIESNFCIYHPNYQPFALPTKVADRFQQNSAALQQKYLTLLLRNFLYGIYYNGSLQTTLAVNGDQSNYSPHQSLDNNSSLGIDGGFYEQLHNGNHGVGYYDPNWQVLRLEPDGSMAVTKGDLTLYVEPECYLKSRKKSAKVGELIAIWMPKNRLHNGCYVAVSNIGQERLGNPDGDLGVGRIYFNVTSSGAIALMDSLTLLLNAAAIPFSFQVLYNPAAYGRYDAGILHFERHDYPAIRKILQVVYLEHQSHFQPEIPLFTKFLAPGLSLAEEPSQKFATEETFGMNRCQIVANALLEAWQKGKNALEERMRTIDQHFAQHLIDVQRPYLNPSSEDIYNPLIE from the coding sequence ATGCTAGATTATCCTACCAATCAACTACTGAATTCTTTGTCCGATATTGCCAGTAATATCCAGATTGAATCAAACTTTTGTATCTATCATCCCAATTATCAACCTTTTGCCCTGCCAACTAAAGTGGCAGACAGATTTCAGCAAAATTCGGCAGCTTTACAACAAAAATATCTGACGCTATTACTGCGAAATTTTCTTTATGGAATCTATTACAATGGTTCCTTACAAACGACTTTGGCTGTAAATGGTGACCAGTCTAATTATTCGCCACACCAAAGCTTAGATAATAACTCCAGCTTGGGGATTGATGGTGGTTTTTACGAACAACTTCACAATGGCAATCACGGCGTAGGTTATTATGATCCTAATTGGCAGGTATTGCGGCTAGAACCTGATGGTAGTATGGCTGTAACTAAAGGCGATTTGACATTGTATGTTGAGCCAGAGTGCTATCTCAAATCTAGAAAAAAATCGGCCAAGGTGGGTGAGTTGATTGCAATTTGGATGCCTAAAAATCGACTGCACAATGGCTGTTACGTGGCTGTTAGCAATATTGGACAGGAACGTTTGGGAAATCCAGATGGTGATTTGGGAGTAGGGCGAATTTACTTTAATGTCACTTCATCTGGTGCGATCGCACTCATGGATAGCTTAACACTGCTCCTAAACGCTGCTGCTATTCCTTTCAGCTTTCAGGTTCTCTACAATCCCGCTGCTTATGGACGCTACGACGCAGGGATTCTCCACTTTGAACGTCACGACTATCCAGCTATCCGCAAAATCCTTCAGGTTGTTTATCTAGAGCATCAATCTCATTTTCAGCCAGAAATCCCCTTATTTACCAAGTTTTTAGCCCCAGGACTGAGTTTAGCTGAGGAACCAAGCCAAAAATTTGCCACTGAGGAAACTTTTGGCATGAACCGTTGCCAAATTGTTGCTAATGCTTTGTTGGAAGCTTGGCAAAAAGGTAAGAATGCTCTTGAAGAACGGATGCGGACTATTGATCAACATTTTGCACAGCACTTAATTGATGTGCAGCGTCCCTACCTCAATCCCAGTTCTGAGGATATCTATAACCCCTTAATTGAGTAG